In Trichoderma asperellum chromosome 1, complete sequence, a single window of DNA contains:
- a CDS encoding uncharacterized protein (EggNog:ENOG41~TransMembrane:3 (n5-16c21/22o45-66i115-132o138-160i)), giving the protein MAQDGIAGPFLSFIAINFSSASGWSPIVADYYCNYSSNTPTWKVFLLTVFGIGIPTIFTTVIRSCVGELAFNSSDSIYSEAFSKHGPGGLLQTVYHPIGFSKFTLGDYFHAIPRLLWPLFVAIVSAVLAMAGKDSLAAVVQNFVSLLGYWTVCFTIILLVEDTWFRL; this is encoded by the exons ATGGCTCAAGATGGAATTGCAGGTCcgtttttatcttttattgcCATCAACTTCTCGAGCGCATCTGGCTGGTCCCCGATAGTCGCAGACTATTACTGCAATTACTCATCTAATACGCCTACCTGGAAGGTGTTCTTACTTACTGTGTTTGGAATTGGCATTCCAACCATCTTCACAACCGTAATCCGGTCGTGCGTAGGTGAACTTGCCTTCAACTCTTCGGACAGCATTTATAGCGAAGCCTTCTCAAAACACGGGCCTGGGGGTCTACTTCAAACTGTGTATCATCCTATCGGCTTCTCAAAGTTCA CTCTTGGTGATTACTTCCATGCCATTCCAAGGCTTTTGTGGCCGCTGTTCGTGGCAATTGTCTCCGCGGTTCTCGCCATGGCCGGCAAAGACAGCTTGGCTGCCGTTGTTCAGAATTTTGTTAGCCTTCTGGGATACTGGACTGTGTGCTTTACGATAATCCTGCTGGTAGAAGACACGTGGTTCAGGCTATGA
- a CDS encoding uncharacterized protein (EggNog:ENOG41) has product MDTYRVNRYRITGPGHISNRLIQGAFRYQKLNLSSTGVLKLRNVGVRPTIDTTAIMQLPGSFHSADNKIDAIWKVGARTIQMTEIPKGSIPDFWKVTSEGASVDSLAPQVLGSAAAAQLLNYNVDFKVKPVVDGFGFTVLSDTLNSVTDVRVSIDGIPVLQLSQMSRFFGSAGLGASFGQRAVFRDFSLTTPTGDEIYSHAMTDSSFLSDFFMGTYPNAAVVDGSRRDRIAYTGDLDIASGAALASTHNVESILGSLNLLGPYQATPGFFIPPAKIQQKPLVSGINTNITGLIGYSFNFLTAVASTYMHTGDTAFATTWAPKIKKMLDWADSQTLENGLFNLSDVSFGGDWNYYDPPQSGVVTKFNVLYAYALQESLVILTDGGVDSTVYQSRLEKLREAIDTQLWSDHLKAYYISEGLKTAFAQDSNAIAILAGVNKNSSHSTETILSTLSADLMTPVGPHSFSSGAISAGFHPSISPYASAYHLRAVLASNASEVSLELLHNLWRPMADIANVNYTGTFWETLDPEGRPGLGLPTSLCHGWAAGPTAELTRYVLGVRPSQPGWKRFVIAPVTLGLEMANGTVPTPNGSIKVTWRFGDAGLLSMEVDAPADSTGIVTVPTPLRVPAEQSSFTINGHAVMGTTFRVTGGSNFILTQMQKV; this is encoded by the exons ATGGATACTTATCGGGTCAACCGATATCGTATAACCGGGCCAGGTCACATTTCAAATCGCCTCATCCAAGGTGCTTTTCGATACCAGAAGCTTAATCTTTCTTCCACTGGCGTCCTGAAGCTCAGAAATGTCGGCGTGCGTCCGACAATCGACACCACTGCAATCATGCAACTTCCCGGCTCCTTTCACAGCGCAGATAACAAGATTGATGCTATTTGGAAGGTTGGCGCTCGCACGATTCAGATGACCGAGATTCCCAAGGGTAGCATCCCGGACTTTTGGAAGGTCACTTCAGAGGGAGCTTCCGTGGACAGTCTCGCCCCGCAGGTTCTCGGGAGTGCGGCCGCCGCACAACTCTTGAATTACAATGTCGACTTTAAGGTTAAACCAGTTGTTGACGGTTTCGGCTTCACCGTCCTGTCGGATACCTTGAACTCCG TCACAGATGTCAGAGTTTCTATCGATGGCATTCCTGTGCTGCAGCTCTCGCAAATGTCGCGATTCTTTGGTTCTGCCGGCCTTGGCGCTTCCTTTGGCCAACGTGCTGTCTTTCGAGACTTTTCACTGACAACGCCTACTGGAGACGAGATTTACTCTCATGCCATGACAGACTCCAGCTTCCTCTCGGACTTCTTTATGGGGACTTACCCCAACGCCGCTGTTGTCGATGGCTCTCGGCGTGATCGTATTGCTTACACTGGAGACCTTGATATCGCTAGTGGAGCAGCGCTGGCAAGCACTCACAATGTGGAGTCCATTCTCGGATCGCTTAACCTTCTCGGACCCTATCAGGCGACGCCGGGTTTCTTTATCCCGCCTGCCAAGATCCAGCAAAAACCTCTCGTGAGTGGTATTAATACGAATATTACCGGCTTGATCGGGTATTCGTTCAACTTCTTGACGGCTGTCGCTTCAACATATATGCATACTGGTGACACCGCATTCGCAACAACATGGGCCCCGAAGATTAAGAAGATGCTTGACTGGGCAGATTCGCAAACACTTGAAAATGGACTATTTAACCTGTCTGACGTTTCTTTCGGCGGAGATTGGAATTACTACGACCCGCCACAATCCGGCGTTGTCACCAAGTTTAATGTTTTATACGCCTATGCTCTACAAGAGAGCTTGGTCATCCTTACTGATGGCGGTGTTGACTCGACGGTATATCAAAGCCGTCTAGAGAAGCTGCGCGAGGCCATCGACACGCAGCTGTGGAGTGACCATTTGAAGGCTTACTACATATCTGAGGGCCTCAAGACTGCGTTTGCGCAAGACTCCAATGCGATAGCCATCTTGGCTGGCGTCAACAAGAATTCCAGCCACTCTACAGAGACCATTCTTTCCACACTATCAGCAGACCTTATGACCCCTGTTGGACCGCATTCCTTCTCAAGCGGTGCGATATCTGCTGGTTTCCATCCGTCCATCAGCCCATATGCATCTGCATACCATTTGCGAGCTGTCTTAGCCTCCAATGCTAGTGAAGTGTCTCTTGAATTGCTTCACAATCTCTGGCGCCCTATGGCAGATATAGCAAATGTCAATTACACTGGTACGTTTTGGGAGACTCTGGATCCCGAGGGACGGCCTGGGCTAGGGCTTCCGACGAGTTTGTGTCACGGCTGGGCTGCCGGGCCCACTGCGGAGCTGACCAGATATGTTTTGGGCGTGCGGCCGAGTCAGCCAGGCTGGAAGCGATTTGTAATTGCGCCGGTGACTCTCGGACTTGAGATGGCTAATGGCACCGTACCTACTCCGAACGGGAGCATCAAGGTTACGTGGAGGTTCGGCGACGCTGGCTTGTTAAGCATGGAGGTCGACGCGCCGGCCGACAGCACTGGAATTGTAACAGTGCCTACCCCTCTGCGGGTACCAGCCGAACAGTCTTCCTTCACCATCAATGGACATGCTGTTATGGGCACAACATTCAGGGTAACGGGGGGATCGAACTTCATCTTAACACAGATGCAAAAAGTATAA
- a CDS encoding uncharacterized protein (TransMembrane:3 (n3-14c21/22o56-84i147-168o180-203i)), translating to MFLTLALVQCTVFIIQGIAFAYCSERLIHRARSRALGAILHQDISFFDQKENTAGALATFLSVNATALAGISGATLGTILIAVVRFTGDFEQQRDLYNRASAGYASEAISAIHTVAALTRENDVSRHFKKSLSESAKQSLKANIKTSLMYTLAQSLLYACMGLGFWYGGRLIVHGEYSTFQFIVAYSAVIAGAFSAGLVFSFAPDIGGAARAAHSYKVLFDRRPLIDPRSSAGSRINFGNLKGQTEFRNVNFGYASRPAHQVLTNVSFAVQPGQHVALVGETGSGKSTIIALLERFYDPLSGSIFIDGKPISSLNVAEYRRSLGMVLQDPTLYDGTIRENMVFGLEVTSIPDQAIEAACKKANILDFILSLP from the exons ATGTTTCTCACTCTGGCTCTCGTTCAATGCACCGTTTTCATTATTCAAGGAATTGCCTTTGCATACTGCTCAGAGCGGTTAATTCACCGCGCTCGAAGTCGGGCTCTAGGTGCCATTCTTCACCAAGATATTTCCTTCTTTGATCAGAAAGAGAACACCGCCGGTGCTCTTGCAACTTTCTTGTCGGTAAACGCAACAGCACTGGCCGGCATTAGTGGCGCCACACTCGGCACCATCCTCATTGCGGT CGTGCGCTTCACTGGCGATTTTGAGCAACAGAGAGATCTTTACAACCGGGCATCAGCAGGCTACGCGAGCGAAGCTATCTCGGCCATTCATACTGTTGCCGCTCTGACGCGGGAGAATGACGTTTCCAGACATTTCAAGAAATCTCTCTCGGAATCGGCAAAACAGAGCTTAAAGGCAAACATCAAGACGTCATTGATGTATACTCTTGCACAATCGCTGCTGTATGCCTGCATGGGACTTGGATTCTGGTACGGTGGCCGGTTGATTGTCCACGGTGAGTACTCCACGTTTCAGTTCATCGTGGCGTACTCTGCCGTTATTGCCGGAGCTTTCTCTGCTGGTCTTGTCTTCTCGTTTGCTCCAGATATAGGCGGTGCTGCCAGGGCTGCCCACAGTTACAAAGTTCTTTTTGACCGGCGGCCGCTCATCGACCCTCGAAGCTCTGCGGGCTCCAGAATCAACTTTGGGAATTTGAAAGGACAAACTGAATTCAGGAATGTCAACTTTGGGTATGCCTCTCGACCTGCCCATCAGGTCCTGACGAACGTCTCCTTCGCTGTCCAACCGGGTCAGCACGTCGCCCTAGTAGGCGAGACGGGTAGCGGCAAAAGTACAATTATCGCACTGCTCGAGCGCTTTTATGATCCTCTATCAGGTAGTATCTTCATTGATGGAAAGCCGATCAGCTCTCTAAACGTAGCTGAGTACCGTCGCTCACTCGGTATGGTGCTTCAGGACCCAACTCTATATGATGGGACAATCCGGGAGAACATGGTATTCGGTCTTGAGGTAACATCAATACCGGACCAAGCTATCGAAGCCGCTTGCAAGAAAGCAAACATTCTCGATTTTATCCTTTCACTGCCGTAA
- a CDS encoding uncharacterized protein (EggNog:ENOG41~TransMembrane:6 (o366-388i400-423o443-470i482-500o506-529i608-629o)) produces the protein MHPNDGQGNAAADLEMNRVQSAVLANDIVSSFAWHDLSVVVKDRQTGRQLSILDKVCGIVKAGEVLAIMGPSGSGKTTLLNALAHRVAAAGATTYGDILVNGSKASLQTIRDLSSYVEQEDALIGSLTVRETMMFAARLSLPATVTKREAFQRVDDLIASFGLQSQAHTIVGTTMKKGLSGGQKKRLGVASRLVTNPKILFLDEPTSGLDSALSLEVCTYIKDIGRRHNLVIVASIHQPSSATFLQFDSLCLLSGGRTCYFGPISAATAYFTSIGHSIPAETNPAEFFLDLINTDLDKNGEIRRRTDHICQSWAASESQKRLELVVQKSREAASKDILHYSVERSSPWNVPIVLLHRSWIKSYRDIMAYSIRIVMYLGLAILMGTVFLQFNAEQKYVQPYINAIFFGSAFMSFMAVAYVPAFLEDVSTFKQERANGLVGPLAFMMSNFIIGLPFLFIITTIFSVVVYWLIGFRSNASTFFMWVLWLFLDLVAAESLVVLVSSLFNVFVVALAITAFANGLWMCVDGFLVPMSILNPFWKYVFHYIDYQAYVFQGMMVNEFQHRQYDCAEPSPGQYQCAYPSNLNSEGKFQGTDVLQLFSISTGLQGTWIGIMIGIIAGYRILAYLALLLHK, from the exons ATGCATCCCAACGATGGCCAAGGCAATGCGGCCGCAGATCTGGAAATGAACCGCGTTCAAAGTGCTGTATTAGCCAATGACATTGTCTCTTCGTTCGCATGGCACGACCTCAGCGTCGTTGTCAAAGACCGCCAGACAGGCCGTCAGCTGTCCATCTTAGATAAGGTGTGCGGAATAGTTAAGGCCGGAGAGGTGCTTGCTATTATGGGACCCAGTGGCTCCGGAAAGACGACTCTACTCAACGCCCTAGCGCATCGGGTGGCTGCTGCCGGGGCCACAACTTATGGGGACATCTTGGTTAATGGTTCCAAGGCATCCTTGCAAACCATTCGAGACTTGTCTAGTTACGTAGAGCAAGAAGATGCTCTGATTGGTAGCTTGACGGTTCGGGAAACAATGATGTTCGCGGCTCGCCTCTCACTTCCAGC AACCGTGACTAAACGAGAAGCATTTCAGCGCGTTGACGATCTGATCGCGAGCTTCGGTTTGCAATCCCAGGCACACACAATTGTTGGCACGACTATGAAGAAGGGTCTGAGTGGAGGTCAAAAGAAACGGCTAGGAGTCGCAAGTCGCTTGGTGACAAATCCCAAGATTCTCTTTCTCGACGAGCCAACGAGCGGGTTGGACTCCGCTCTTAGTCTTGAGGTTTGCACTTATATCAAGGATATTGGCCGCAGGCACAAT CTAGTAATTGTGGCATCGATCCACCAGCCGTCGTCGGCAACATTTTTGCAATTTGATTCACTCTGTCTTCTATCTGGAGGACGTACCTGTTACTTTGGTCCGATCTCTGCCGCGACTGCATATTTTACCAGCATCGGGCACTCAATCCCTGCTGAGACAAACCCGGCCGAGTTCTTCCTAGACTTGATTAATACAGACCTGGATAAAAACGGAGAGATTCGCCGTCGAACTGATCACATCTGTCAATCTTGGGCTGCATCTGAGAGTCAGAAGCGCCTTGAACTCGTCGTGCAGAAAtctcgagaagctgcttcaaAAGATATATTGCATTACTCTGTCGAACGGTCCAGTCCGTGGAATGTTCCGATTGTGCTGCTTCATAGGTCATGGATAAAGTCATACCGCGATATTATGGCATACAGCATCCGTATCGTTATGTATCTTGGTCTTGCTATCCTCATGGGCACCGTTTTTCTCCAATTCAACGCAGAGCAAAAATATGTGCAGCCCTATATTAACGCTATCTTTTTCGGTAGTGCTTTTATGTCCTTTATGGCCGTTGCCTACGTGCCAGCTTTTCTGGAAGATGTCAGTACCTTCAAGCAGGAGCGAGCCAACGGCCTGGTCGGGCCTTTGGCGTTTATGATGTCCAACTTTATCATTGGTCTCCCATTTCTCTTTATTATTACAACAATCTTTTCGGTCGTTGTATATTGGCTTATTGGTTTCCGCTCTAATGCATCGACTTTCTTTATGTGGGTCTTATGGCTCTTCCTGGATCTGGTGGCTGCGGAGTCTCTTGTTGTTCTtgtttcctctctcttcaatgTCTTTGTTGTTGCTCTGGCTATTACGGCCTTTGCTAACGGTCTTTGGATGTGTGTTGATGGGTTTCTGGTGCCGATGAGTATTCTAAACCCTTTTTGGAAGTATGTCTTTCATTATATCGACTATCAGGCCTATGTCTTTCAAGGGATGATGGTCAATGAGTTCCAACATCGCCAATACGACTGCGCCGAGCCTTCTCCCGGCCAGTACCAGTGCGCATATCCAAGTAATCTGAACTCTGAGGGAAAGTTCCAAGGTACCGATGTTCTCCAACTGTTCAGTATTAGTACCGGACTTCAAGGAACATGGATTGGTATTATGATTGGTATAATTGCTGGCTACCGAATCCTAGCTTATTTAGCTCTATTACTACATAAGTAA
- a CDS encoding uncharacterized protein (SECRETED:SignalP(1-31)~EggNog:ENOG41~TransMembrane:1 (i7-30o)): MTRRSRVLHFTAHSFDAILLEILITLMVGACICIPSDEQRMNDLKGAINNPRVNWAGMTPTLAKLLSPVDVPLLESLTVWGEAPDLEIINTWADKVVLFNAWGPAEQAHAVQSFMGRFVLQDNYKQLAPIGAIGEVIIQGPSVARCYLYDEARTAGAFIEPASWTNSPPDAKLHRAYRTGDLVRYADDGSLELVGRRDTQVKLRRQRIEMSEIEYHLNLYSPGGAIAAVESVRSANRPLRQILTAFFWPLTRIFKKGSGTWKRHNSFSLRRIFDLQKQHYPSNSSASD; the protein is encoded by the exons ATGACGAGGCGGTCTCGTGTCCTACACTTCACAGCTCACAGCTTCGATGCTATCCTTCTGGAAATCTTGATTACCCTCATGGTCGGAGCCTGTATTTGCATCCCATCGGACGAGCAGAGAATGAACGACTTGAAAGGTGCCATCAATAATCCCCGTGTCAATTGGGCTGGCATGACTCCAACACTTGCAAAACTGCTTTCTCCAGTCGATGTCCCTCTTCTTGAGTCACTTACTGTATGGGGTGAAGCTCCCGACTTGGAAATCATCAATACTTGGGCCGACAAAGTTGTCCTTTTCAACGCCTGGGGTCCGGCAGA GCAAGCACACGCAGTCCAGTCATTTATGGGTCGTTTCGTTCTTCAGGACAACTACAAGCAACTTGCTCCAATCGGAGCCATCGGTGAGGTCATCATCCAGGGCCCATCGGTAGCCAGATGCTACTTGTACGATGAGGCCAGAACAGCGGGTGCCTTTATCGAACCCGCGTCCTGGACAAACAGCCCCCCAGATGCGAAGTTACATAGAGCGTACCGCACTGGAGATCTAGTGCGGTATGCAGATGATGGGTCGCTGGAGTTGGTTGGCAGACGAGATACTCAAGTAAAGCTCCGCAGGCAGAGAATAGAAATGAGTGAAATTGAGTACCACCTTAACCTTTACTCGCCTGGTGGCGCCATTGCCGCCGTGGAATCTGTCAGGTCTGCTAATCGACCCTTACGGCAGATCTTGACAGCTTTTTTCTGGCCGCTTACCCGTATATTCAAGAAGGGATCTGGGACTTGGAAAAGGCACAATTCATTCAGTTTGAGACGCATCTTCGATTTGCAAAAGCAGCATTATCCGTCTAATTCGTCAGCTAGTGATTGA